One window from the genome of Pseudomonas sp. L5B5 encodes:
- a CDS encoding YdcH family protein produces MPVTHDLYQDLSCSKEDIQQRRAEDPHLNALFDKYNSIDDQVLKAEAAAAADDEVRKLKERRLLIKDEISQKLTARS; encoded by the coding sequence ATGCCGGTGACCCACGATCTTTACCAGGACCTGAGCTGCAGCAAAGAAGACATTCAACAGCGTCGTGCCGAGGATCCCCACCTCAATGCCCTGTTCGACAAATACAACAGTATCGACGACCAGGTGCTCAAGGCCGAAGCTGCGGCTGCCGCAGACGACGAAGTAAGGAAACTCAAGGAACGACGCCTGCTGATCAAGGACGAGATCTCCCAGAAACTCACCGCCCGCTCCTGA
- a CDS encoding SMP-30/gluconolactonase/LRE family protein, whose protein sequence is MNQIAPRRFGAGRIILLLVVAILAFLLLAPTQVQPVAWNPAPAPSLSQGPFAENHKLKAVQAVGARDIAGPEALLLEHDQLIAGLHDGRVIQTSLDGTALKVLANTGGRPLGLARHPDGRLIVADAIKGLLALDDQGQVHPLSSEANGLKFGFTDDVAVDAAGRYAYFSDASSRWGYGHDGEAVIEHGGDGRLLRYDFQSGRTEVLLDGLEFANGIALGPDEAFVLVNETGAYRISRYWLKGDKAGQHDLFIDNLPGLPDNLSFNGRDRFWVALYAPRNSLLDGTAPYPFVRKMLVRAMLVLPKPVEKRGFVLGLDTQGRVIANLQDGSSGNYSPITTVREYGDALYLGSLSARHMARLPLQEALAGER, encoded by the coding sequence ATGAACCAGATCGCCCCTCGCCGCTTCGGTGCCGGCCGGATCATCCTGCTGCTGGTCGTCGCCATCCTGGCCTTCCTGCTGCTGGCGCCGACCCAGGTCCAGCCGGTGGCCTGGAACCCCGCACCGGCCCCCTCGCTGAGCCAGGGCCCGTTCGCCGAGAACCACAAGCTCAAGGCGGTACAGGCCGTTGGAGCCAGGGACATCGCCGGCCCCGAAGCCCTGTTGCTGGAACATGACCAGTTGATCGCCGGCCTGCACGACGGCCGAGTGATCCAGACCAGCCTCGACGGCACGGCACTCAAGGTGCTGGCCAATACCGGTGGCCGGCCCTTGGGCCTGGCCCGGCATCCGGATGGCCGCTTGATCGTCGCCGATGCCATCAAGGGCCTGCTGGCCCTGGACGACCAGGGCCAGGTGCATCCCCTGAGCAGCGAGGCCAATGGCCTGAAGTTCGGTTTCACTGACGATGTCGCGGTGGATGCTGCCGGACGCTATGCGTACTTCAGCGATGCCAGCAGCCGCTGGGGTTACGGCCACGACGGCGAAGCGGTGATCGAGCACGGCGGCGACGGCCGACTGTTGCGCTACGATTTCCAGAGCGGTCGCACCGAAGTCCTGCTGGACGGGCTGGAGTTCGCCAATGGCATCGCCCTGGGGCCGGACGAAGCCTTTGTCCTGGTCAATGAAACCGGGGCCTATCGCATCAGCCGCTACTGGCTCAAGGGAGACAAGGCCGGCCAGCACGACCTGTTCATCGACAACCTGCCAGGCCTGCCGGACAACCTCAGCTTCAATGGTCGCGACCGGTTCTGGGTAGCCTTGTATGCGCCGCGCAATTCGCTGCTGGACGGCACCGCGCCCTATCCGTTCGTGCGCAAGATGCTGGTGCGGGCGATGCTGGTCCTGCCCAAGCCGGTGGAGAAACGCGGCTTCGTGCTGGGGCTGGACACCCAGGGCCGGGTGATCGCCAACCTGCAGGACGGCAGCAGCGGCAACTACTCGCCGATCACCACGGTGCGCGAATACGGGGACGCGTTGTACCTGGGTTCCCTGAGTGCCCGGCACATGGCGCGCCTGCCGTTGCAGGAGGCCCTGGCTGGCGAACGTTGA
- a CDS encoding SRPBCC family protein — protein MRDTTQHFRQQYRAAVSPRYNPWLHGGFVLAYGLLCIALLWSTLDRVQPLEWLAVPLALLFFNLCIYVVHRWLGHHKQRFARMFYARHTGDHHSFFTPGLMTYEGRRDWRVILFPAWLIVLHSLLFALPLWGMLGLWNANVAALFASCTVIGYLAYEIFHACEHLPASHPLARLPWIRQMRHLHELHHRRDLMQERNFNIVLPLMDWLFGTLYWQAQDTPVPSHSLTRSTPMTRMQHQVDIPRSSADTLAYAASPRCWPQWHPSSLKVQGADGPLAAGQGFEEDIHAGGRSGHLSWRVEEYLPGQRWRATARGDHGLWLQVTYECQPLANGHSRFVRTLEYRFDSLLMRLGSRLLFKRRIEQESAASMQALCKMAQQAIAQKPAVPAGSPS, from the coding sequence GTGCGCGATACCACCCAGCATTTTCGCCAGCAATACCGGGCTGCGGTCAGTCCGCGCTACAACCCCTGGCTTCACGGCGGTTTTGTCCTGGCCTATGGCCTGCTGTGCATCGCCCTGCTGTGGAGCACCCTGGACCGGGTGCAGCCGCTGGAATGGCTGGCGGTACCGCTGGCCCTGCTGTTCTTCAACCTGTGCATCTACGTGGTGCACCGCTGGCTGGGGCATCACAAGCAGCGTTTTGCCCGGATGTTCTACGCCCGGCATACCGGTGATCACCACAGTTTCTTCACCCCTGGGCTGATGACCTACGAAGGCCGCCGGGACTGGCGGGTGATCCTGTTTCCGGCGTGGCTGATCGTGCTCCACAGCCTGCTGTTCGCCCTGCCGCTGTGGGGCATGCTGGGCTTGTGGAACGCCAACGTCGCGGCGCTGTTCGCCAGTTGCACGGTGATCGGCTACCTGGCCTACGAGATCTTCCATGCCTGCGAACACCTGCCGGCCAGTCACCCTCTGGCACGCCTGCCCTGGATTCGCCAGATGCGGCACCTGCACGAACTGCATCACCGCCGCGACCTGATGCAGGAACGCAACTTCAATATCGTGCTGCCGCTGATGGACTGGCTGTTCGGCACCCTGTACTGGCAAGCGCAAGACACTCCGGTGCCGTCCCACTCCCTCACCAGGTCCACGCCCATGACTCGCATGCAGCACCAGGTCGACATTCCCCGCAGCAGCGCCGATACCCTGGCCTATGCCGCCAGCCCACGGTGCTGGCCGCAATGGCACCCCTCGTCGCTCAAGGTCCAGGGCGCTGATGGCCCCCTGGCGGCAGGCCAGGGTTTCGAGGAAGACATCCACGCCGGCGGACGCAGCGGCCACCTGAGCTGGCGGGTCGAGGAGTACCTGCCGGGCCAGCGCTGGCGCGCTACAGCCCGGGGCGATCATGGTCTATGGTTGCAGGTCACCTACGAATGCCAGCCCCTGGCAAACGGCCACAGCCGTTTCGTGCGGACCCTGGAGTACCGCTTCGACAGCCTGCTGATGCGCCTGGGTAGTCGGCTGTTATTCAAGCGACGGATAGAACAGGAGTCCGCCGCCTCGATGCAGGCATTGTGCAAAATGGCCCAGCAAGCCATTGCCCAGAAGCCCGCCGTCCCGGCAGGCAGCCCGTCCTGA
- a CDS encoding DUF3969 family protein — MPRLLRVLENPALQVRLERYPVKDVSLLVQALGRDEATRLICTLAIGSLCALRAGAIALEEAERMVFTPGTASILRAKGLPDELSELVLQGCELEDVQSLIPERLDAHVQRLIECFTAVLRADAGYAQRADERVGRERLFVIA; from the coding sequence TTGCCGCGTCTGCTGCGCGTGTTGGAGAATCCTGCCCTTCAGGTTCGTTTGGAGCGGTATCCAGTGAAGGATGTTTCATTGCTTGTGCAGGCCCTTGGCAGGGACGAGGCCACTCGGCTGATCTGTACGCTGGCAATCGGTTCGCTGTGCGCATTGCGCGCCGGGGCCATTGCTCTGGAAGAGGCCGAGAGGATGGTGTTCACGCCAGGGACTGCAAGCATCTTGCGGGCCAAGGGCCTGCCCGACGAACTGAGCGAGCTGGTGCTTCAGGGCTGCGAGCTGGAGGATGTCCAGAGCCTGATACCCGAGCGGCTGGATGCCCATGTGCAGCGCCTGATCGAGTGCTTCACCGCGGTACTCCGGGCGGATGCAGGTTATGCACAAAGGGCCGACGAGAGAGTCGGACGGGAGCGTCTTTTTGTCATTGCCTGA
- a CDS encoding LysR substrate-binding domain-containing protein, translated as MKLNLQRLDLNLLRVFDALMQEQNLSRAAVRLNLSQPAVSNALARLRRHLDEPLFIRTARGMQPTSRAQSLHIAVRQALHLLQQGLDPSAEFDPAAADQLFTLSMNDYAQARLLPALSQRLQHVAPRIRLAVRSDSADSLAAWLSAGMLDLAVDYLYFDNPDLCYQPLLEEHLVVIGRAGHPAFEPRLDLAAYQGCRHVAIPDRGGRGSPLEIVLGSARVQRQVQLFVPNYLSIPLIVAQSDLLGTVPRHLAEHFAALLPIRIASLPLLASPVQVSLIWHRQQQQAPGLQWLRGEIAALSGTAASQMPVG; from the coding sequence ATGAAGCTGAATCTGCAGCGCCTGGACCTCAACCTGTTGCGGGTGTTCGACGCCTTGATGCAGGAACAGAACCTGTCTCGGGCAGCGGTGCGCCTGAACCTCAGCCAACCTGCGGTGAGCAATGCCCTGGCGCGCCTGCGCCGGCACCTGGACGAGCCGCTGTTCATCCGTACCGCCCGTGGCATGCAGCCCACTTCCCGGGCCCAGAGCCTGCACATTGCGGTGCGCCAGGCCCTGCATCTGCTGCAACAGGGCCTGGACCCCTCCGCCGAGTTCGACCCGGCGGCGGCCGACCAGCTGTTCACCCTGTCGATGAACGACTACGCCCAGGCTCGCTTGTTGCCGGCGTTGTCCCAGCGCTTGCAGCACGTGGCGCCGCGGATTCGCCTGGCCGTACGCAGCGACAGCGCCGACTCGCTGGCCGCCTGGCTGAGCGCAGGGATGCTCGACCTGGCGGTGGACTACCTGTATTTCGACAACCCGGACCTGTGCTACCAGCCCTTGCTGGAAGAACATCTGGTGGTGATCGGTCGTGCCGGGCATCCGGCCTTCGAACCGCGACTGGACCTGGCGGCCTACCAGGGGTGCCGGCATGTGGCGATTCCCGATCGTGGCGGACGTGGCTCGCCGCTGGAAATCGTCCTGGGCTCGGCGCGCGTCCAGCGCCAGGTACAGCTGTTCGTGCCCAACTACCTGAGCATTCCGCTGATCGTCGCCCAGTCCGATCTCCTGGGCACGGTACCGCGTCACCTGGCAGAGCATTTCGCCGCGCTGCTGCCGATTCGCATCGCCAGCTTGCCCCTGCTGGCATCGCCGGTGCAGGTCAGCCTGATCTGGCATCGCCAACAGCAACAGGCACCTGGGCTGCAATGGCTACGGGGCGAAATTGCTGCTTTGTCGGGCACGGCGGCGAGCCAGATGCCTGTCGGTTAG
- a CDS encoding EAL domain-containing protein — protein MQTLNVLLLCSSTFRVRRFSRLLGSAAFVQLQVICSDRDWACFPPCAQSPDLVICDSLPSSAAIHYLRRLCEHYGVFSMIESEALEASVRWGLANFRGHSGKHCLGSFDELDAPRFGEMLLKALAFKSRMAGQNRQPRLPDRQVSQADALQALEQRQIVPFFQPQVCLKTRRITGAEALVRWLHPSRGVLGPAAFLGLFDHPDHHRQLFHSLLQQGLELQRQLQARKGPDLVFSYNVEASQLCDPEFARQVLQRIEAAAVPAGQVTLEITEREALALDMPSIENISVLVNSGVRLSLDDFGSGHSSITRLADMPFSQVKLDAGLIGNALGTKQSRIIEAVAQLARSLELELVAEGVETPVQRAHLQRLGVVAAQGYLFYKPMEGASLLRLLATQDPAPRTIRQEPGVRGSRRLKAP, from the coding sequence ATGCAGACCCTGAACGTATTGCTGTTGTGTTCGAGCACCTTCAGGGTCCGGCGTTTCTCACGGCTGCTGGGAAGCGCGGCATTCGTCCAGCTCCAGGTGATTTGCAGCGACCGCGACTGGGCCTGTTTTCCTCCCTGTGCGCAATCCCCGGACCTGGTGATCTGCGACTCCTTGCCGTCTTCTGCGGCGATCCATTACCTGCGCCGGCTCTGCGAGCACTACGGGGTTTTCTCGATGATCGAGAGCGAAGCACTGGAGGCCTCGGTCCGCTGGGGGCTGGCCAACTTCCGTGGGCACTCGGGCAAGCACTGCCTGGGCAGTTTCGATGAGCTGGATGCGCCACGGTTCGGCGAAATGCTGCTCAAGGCCCTGGCCTTCAAATCCAGAATGGCCGGCCAGAACCGCCAGCCACGGCTGCCGGACCGGCAGGTCTCGCAGGCGGATGCCCTCCAGGCGCTTGAGCAGCGCCAGATCGTGCCTTTTTTCCAGCCCCAGGTGTGTCTCAAGACCCGGCGCATCACCGGGGCCGAAGCCCTGGTTCGCTGGTTGCACCCGAGCCGGGGCGTGCTGGGGCCTGCGGCCTTTCTGGGCCTGTTCGACCACCCTGACCACCATCGACAGCTGTTCCACAGCCTGCTGCAACAGGGCCTGGAACTGCAGCGCCAGTTGCAGGCCCGCAAGGGGCCGGATCTGGTGTTTTCCTACAACGTCGAGGCCAGCCAACTGTGCGACCCCGAGTTCGCCCGGCAGGTGCTGCAGCGGATCGAAGCCGCCGCAGTACCGGCCGGCCAGGTCACCCTGGAGATTACCGAGCGCGAGGCCCTGGCCCTGGACATGCCGAGCATCGAGAACATCAGCGTCCTGGTGAACAGTGGAGTGCGCCTGTCCCTCGATGACTTCGGCAGCGGGCATTCGTCGATCACCCGCCTGGCGGACATGCCCTTCAGCCAGGTCAAGCTCGATGCAGGATTGATCGGCAACGCCCTGGGAACCAAGCAAAGCCGGATCATCGAGGCGGTGGCGCAACTGGCCCGCTCCCTTGAGCTGGAACTGGTGGCCGAAGGCGTCGAGACCCCGGTGCAGCGGGCGCACCTGCAACGGTTGGGTGTGGTCGCTGCCCAGGGTTACCTGTTCTACAAGCCGATGGAGGGCGCCAGCCTGCTCCGCTTGCTGGCCACCCAGGACCCGGCACCGCGAACCATTCGCCAGGAACCGGGAGTGCGCGGCAGCCGCAGGCTCAAGGCGCCTTGA